The Streptomyces pactum genome contains a region encoding:
- a CDS encoding 5-dehydro-4-deoxyglucarate dehydratase: MTSAPLAARLTRPGGPLFFPVTAYGPGGETDLDAYRAHVRRGVEAGAAAVFACCGTGEFHALTPEEFQACVRAAVEETAGRVPVLAGAGYGTALAVRYARLAEEAGADGLLAMPPYLVLAGQEGLLRHYREVAAATSLPVVVYQRDNAVFTPESVVELARTDRIVGLKDGLGDLDLMQRIISAVRTEAPGGDFLYFNGLPTAEQTQLSYRALGVTLYSSAAFCFAPEIALAFHRALRSGDEATVHRLLDGFYRPFVELRARGRGYAVALVKAGVRLRGLDVGEVRPPLQEPTEEHVKQLAQVIERGYALLDGVAEEGAE, from the coding sequence GTGACCTCAGCCCCTCTCGCCGCCCGGCTCACCAGACCCGGCGGACCGCTGTTCTTCCCCGTCACGGCCTACGGCCCCGGCGGTGAGACCGACCTCGACGCCTACCGCGCGCACGTGCGCCGAGGGGTCGAGGCCGGGGCCGCCGCCGTGTTCGCCTGCTGCGGCACGGGCGAGTTCCACGCGCTCACCCCCGAGGAGTTCCAGGCCTGCGTCCGGGCGGCCGTCGAGGAGACCGCGGGGCGGGTGCCCGTCCTGGCGGGCGCGGGCTACGGCACCGCCCTCGCCGTGCGCTACGCCCGCCTCGCCGAGGAGGCCGGGGCCGACGGACTGCTCGCCATGCCGCCGTACCTGGTGCTGGCCGGCCAGGAGGGGCTGCTGCGGCACTACCGGGAGGTGGCCGCGGCGACCTCCCTGCCCGTGGTCGTCTACCAGCGCGACAACGCCGTGTTCACACCGGAGAGCGTGGTCGAACTGGCCCGCACCGACCGGATCGTCGGCCTCAAGGACGGGCTCGGCGACCTCGACCTCATGCAGCGGATCATCAGCGCCGTGCGCACCGAGGCCCCCGGCGGCGACTTCCTCTACTTCAACGGGCTGCCGACCGCCGAGCAGACCCAGCTCTCCTACCGCGCGCTCGGCGTCACCCTCTACTCGTCCGCCGCGTTCTGCTTCGCCCCCGAGATCGCCCTCGCCTTCCACCGGGCGCTGCGCTCGGGCGACGAGGCCACCGTGCACCGCCTGCTGGACGGCTTCTACCGGCCGTTCGTCGAACTCCGCGCGCGGGGCCGCGGGTACGCCGTCGCCCTGGTCAAGGCGGGCGTACGGCTGCGCGGCCTGGACGTGGGGGAGGTGCGGCCGCCGTTGCAGGAGCCGACCGAGGAGCATGTCAAGCAGCTCGCCCAGGTGATCGAGCGGGGTTACGCGCTGCTCGACGGCGTGGCCGAGGAGGGCGCCGAGTGA
- a CDS encoding TIGR03086 family metal-binding protein codes for MTHDTTTLDLGPQARVLARLAESVSDARLEDPTPCPDMAVRNLLGHLTGLAAAFRDAARKDLGPTTDTSPEATVPDIGPGWREELPKVLGELAEAWREPRAWTGMTRAGGVDLPGEVAGAVAADELVIHGWDLARATGQEYEPDPAALQVSYGLLAASAEESERDAGMFGPVVPVPAGAPLLDRAVGLSGRDPAWTRPA; via the coding sequence ATGACCCACGACACCACCACCCTCGACCTCGGACCGCAGGCGCGAGTCCTCGCGCGCCTGGCCGAGTCAGTGAGCGACGCGCGGCTCGAGGACCCGACACCGTGCCCGGACATGGCGGTCCGCAATCTGCTCGGCCATCTGACCGGCCTCGCCGCGGCCTTCCGCGACGCCGCGCGCAAGGACCTGGGCCCCACCACCGACACCAGCCCCGAAGCGACCGTGCCGGACATCGGCCCCGGTTGGCGCGAGGAGCTCCCGAAGGTGCTCGGCGAACTCGCCGAGGCATGGCGCGAGCCGCGGGCCTGGACCGGCATGACCCGGGCGGGCGGCGTCGACCTGCCCGGCGAGGTGGCCGGCGCCGTCGCCGCCGACGAACTGGTGATCCACGGCTGGGACCTGGCCCGCGCGACCGGCCAGGAGTACGAACCCGACCCGGCCGCCCTCCAGGTGTCGTACGGCCTGCTCGCGGCTTCCGCCGAGGAGTCCGAACGGGACGCGGGCATGTTCGGCCCCGTCGTCCCCGTCCCCGCCGGCGCCCCGCTGCTGGACCGGGCGGTCGGACTGAGCGGGCGCGACCCCGCCTGGACGCGGCCCGCGTAG
- a CDS encoding GntR family transcriptional regulator codes for MTSVPTPIPSRTQYVLEEIKRRILTGRLTPGQALVETDLAAQFGVSKTPVREALKTLAGTGLVVMSQYKGVTVRMVDADMAREVYDVRLLLEPEALKRAVRRGASLDAARDALTRADQATDTAERSLANREFHRALYVPCGNPLLGRMLDEVRDQAALVSAVAWAADPSWEREAGEHQEILRLALAGDADGAARALHAHIASFVERAFPETGARAQEEDGQA; via the coding sequence ATGACCTCTGTGCCCACGCCGATCCCCTCCCGCACGCAGTACGTGCTGGAGGAGATCAAACGCCGCATCCTCACCGGCCGGCTCACCCCCGGCCAGGCCCTGGTCGAGACCGACCTCGCCGCACAGTTCGGGGTGTCCAAGACACCGGTGCGCGAGGCGCTCAAGACGCTGGCCGGTACCGGACTGGTCGTGATGAGCCAGTACAAGGGCGTCACGGTGCGCATGGTGGACGCGGACATGGCGCGCGAGGTCTACGACGTCCGGCTGCTCCTGGAGCCCGAGGCGCTCAAGCGCGCCGTGCGCCGCGGCGCCTCCCTGGACGCCGCCCGTGACGCGCTGACCCGCGCCGACCAGGCCACGGACACCGCCGAACGGTCCCTCGCCAACCGGGAGTTCCACCGCGCCCTGTACGTGCCGTGCGGCAACCCGCTGCTCGGCCGGATGCTCGACGAGGTCCGGGACCAGGCGGCCCTCGTCTCCGCCGTCGCCTGGGCCGCCGACCCCTCCTGGGAGCGGGAGGCCGGCGAGCACCAGGAGATCCTGCGCCTCGCCCTCGCCGGTGACGCGGACGGTGCCGCCCGCGCGCTGCACGCGCACATCGCGTCGTTCGTCGAGCGGGCCTTTCCCGAAACGGGAGCCCGGGCCCAGGAAGAGGACGGTCAGGCATGA
- a CDS encoding dihydrodipicolinate synthase family protein → MTATFETQRAALADVVAIPVTPFAADGTVDPATYRALLRRLLDGGVTTLTPNGNTGEFYALTPAERRLVTELTVEEAGDRAAVLVGVGHDVPTAVASARHARDLGASMVMVHQPVHPYVSQGGWVDYHRAIAEAVPALGVVPYLRNPQLTGARLAELADACPNVIGVKYAVPDAARFAAFARDAGLDRFVWVAGLAEPYAPSYFSAGATGFTSGLVNVAPAVSLNMIEALRAGDYAGAMKVWEQIRRFEELRAANGSANNVTVVKEALASLGLCRREVRPPSKPLPEDERAEVAAIAAGWSI, encoded by the coding sequence ATGACAGCGACGTTCGAGACCCAGCGGGCGGCCCTGGCCGACGTGGTGGCGATCCCGGTGACGCCGTTCGCCGCGGACGGCACCGTCGACCCCGCCACCTACCGGGCCCTGCTGCGTCGTCTCCTCGACGGTGGCGTCACGACCCTCACCCCGAACGGCAACACCGGCGAGTTCTACGCCCTCACACCGGCCGAGCGCCGCCTCGTCACCGAGCTGACCGTCGAGGAGGCCGGCGACCGCGCGGCCGTCCTGGTCGGCGTCGGCCACGACGTGCCGACCGCGGTCGCCTCCGCGCGGCACGCCCGCGACCTGGGCGCCTCGATGGTGATGGTCCACCAGCCCGTCCACCCCTACGTCTCCCAGGGCGGCTGGGTCGACTACCACCGCGCCATCGCCGAGGCCGTGCCCGCGCTGGGCGTCGTGCCCTACCTCCGCAACCCCCAGCTCACCGGCGCCCGCCTCGCCGAACTCGCCGACGCCTGCCCCAACGTCATCGGCGTGAAGTACGCCGTCCCGGACGCCGCCAGGTTCGCCGCCTTCGCCCGCGACGCCGGCCTCGACCGCTTCGTCTGGGTCGCGGGGCTGGCCGAGCCGTACGCGCCCTCGTACTTCTCCGCGGGCGCCACCGGCTTCACCTCGGGGCTGGTCAACGTCGCCCCGGCCGTTTCGCTGAACATGATCGAAGCACTTCGTGCCGGCGACTACGCGGGGGCCATGAAGGTCTGGGAGCAGATCCGCCGCTTCGAGGAACTGCGTGCCGCCAACGGCTCCGCCAACAACGTCACCGTGGTCAAGGAGGCCCTCGCCTCACTCGGCCTGTGCCGCAGGGAGGTCCGCCCGCCGAGCAAGCCGCTGCCCGAGGACGAGCGAGCCGAGGTCGCCGCCATCGCCGCGGGGTGGTCGATATGA
- the araD gene encoding L-arabinonate dehydratase yields MTGTPGKAARKRPEDLRSHQWYGTDGLRSFSHRARTRQLGYLPEEHLGKPVIAILNTWSDINPCHVHLRDRAQAVKRGVWQAGGFPLEFPVSTLSETFQKPTPMLYRNLLAMETEELLRSYPVDGAVLMGGCDKSTPALLMGAASVDLPAVFVPAGPMLPGHWRGATLGSGTDMWKYWDDKRAGLIGDCEMQELESGLARSPGHCMTMGTASTLTAAAEALGVTVPGASSIPAVDSGHDRMAAAAGLRIVELVHEDRKLSDILTADAFEDAVTTVLGLGGSTNAVIHLIAMAGRAGVALTLDDFDRVARTVPVLANVRPGGQTYLMEDFHFAGGLPGFLSRIPDLLHLDRPTVSHDTMREQLEGALVHHDDVIRTRDNPVADEGGVAVLRGNLCPDGAVIKHIAAEPHLLKHTGPAVVFDDYRTMQRTINDPALGITADSVLVLRNAGPKGGPGMPEYGMLPIPDHLLKQGVRDMVRISDARMSGTSYGACVLHVAPESYVGGPLALVRTGDSITLDVEARSLRLNVDDEELERRRADWTPPPARYERGYGALYNEQITQADTGCDFEFLARPGKVRDPYAG; encoded by the coding sequence ATGACGGGCACACCGGGCAAGGCCGCCCGCAAGCGCCCCGAGGACCTCCGCAGCCACCAGTGGTACGGCACGGACGGCCTGCGCTCCTTCAGCCACCGCGCCCGCACCCGCCAGCTCGGCTACCTGCCCGAGGAGCACCTCGGCAAGCCCGTCATCGCGATCCTCAACACCTGGTCCGACATCAACCCCTGCCACGTCCACCTGCGCGACCGCGCCCAGGCGGTCAAGCGGGGGGTGTGGCAGGCGGGCGGCTTCCCGCTGGAGTTCCCGGTCTCCACGCTCAGCGAGACCTTCCAGAAGCCGACCCCGATGCTCTACCGCAACCTGCTCGCCATGGAGACCGAGGAGCTGCTGCGCTCGTACCCGGTCGACGGTGCCGTCCTGATGGGCGGCTGCGACAAGTCCACGCCCGCCCTGCTCATGGGCGCCGCCAGCGTCGACCTGCCCGCCGTCTTCGTACCCGCCGGACCCATGCTCCCCGGTCACTGGCGCGGCGCGACCCTCGGCTCCGGCACCGACATGTGGAAGTACTGGGACGACAAGCGGGCCGGACTCATCGGCGACTGCGAGATGCAGGAGCTGGAGAGCGGCCTGGCGCGCTCGCCCGGCCACTGCATGACGATGGGTACGGCGTCCACGCTGACCGCCGCCGCCGAGGCCCTCGGCGTCACGGTCCCGGGCGCGTCCAGCATCCCGGCCGTCGACTCCGGTCACGACCGGATGGCGGCGGCGGCCGGTCTGCGCATCGTCGAGCTGGTCCACGAGGACCGGAAGCTGAGCGACATCCTCACGGCCGACGCCTTCGAGGACGCCGTCACCACGGTCCTCGGCCTCGGCGGCTCCACCAACGCCGTGATCCACCTGATCGCCATGGCGGGCCGCGCGGGCGTCGCCCTCACCCTGGACGACTTCGACCGCGTCGCGCGCACGGTCCCGGTGCTGGCCAACGTCCGGCCCGGCGGACAGACGTACCTGATGGAGGACTTCCACTTCGCCGGCGGACTGCCCGGCTTCCTCTCCCGCATCCCCGACCTGCTCCACCTGGACCGGCCCACCGTCTCGCACGACACCATGCGCGAGCAGCTCGAAGGCGCCCTCGTCCACCACGACGACGTCATCCGCACCCGGGACAACCCCGTCGCGGACGAGGGCGGGGTCGCCGTCCTGCGCGGCAACCTCTGCCCCGACGGCGCCGTCATCAAGCACATCGCCGCCGAGCCGCACCTGCTCAAGCACACCGGGCCCGCGGTCGTCTTCGACGACTACCGGACCATGCAGCGCACCATCAACGACCCGGCACTGGGCATCACCGCGGACAGCGTGCTGGTGCTGCGCAACGCCGGGCCCAAGGGCGGTCCCGGCATGCCCGAGTACGGGATGCTGCCCATCCCCGACCACCTGCTCAAGCAAGGGGTGCGGGACATGGTCCGGATCTCCGACGCCCGGATGAGCGGCACGAGTTACGGCGCGTGCGTGCTGCACGTGGCCCCCGAGTCGTACGTCGGCGGACCGCTCGCCCTGGTGCGCACCGGCGACTCGATCACCCTCGACGTCGAGGCGCGCTCCCTCCGGCTCAACGTGGACGACGAAGAGCTGGAACGCCGCAGGGCCGACTGGACACCGCCGCCCGCCCGCTACGAACGCGGCTACGGCGCGCTCTACAACGAACAGATCACCCAGGCCGACACCGGCTGCGACTTCGAGTTCCTGGCCCGGCCGGGCAAGGTGCGCGACCCGTACGCCGGCTGA
- a CDS encoding carbohydrate ABC transporter permease, with product MAQAAAVAKPPAPPRRRRASATPRRLPYLLIGPAALLMLGFIAYPVISVFYYSLQEYNPTKPWRNGFAGFDNFVKIFTDDPVFWDTLVFSAKWVFVEVGLQLLFGLALALIVNQTFVGRGIGRALVFSPWAVSGVLTSAIWVLLYNSQTGITRYLADMGIGDYGTSWLSDTSTVFSAAVVADLWRGVPFFAILILADLQSVSKDLYEAAEVDGASRFKQFWHITLPHLKDAIILSTLLRAVWEFNNVDLLYTLTGGGPAGVTTTLPLYIANTSVDAHDFGYASALTTVAFVILLFCSIVYLRLSKFGGENK from the coding sequence ATGGCCCAAGCCGCAGCCGTGGCGAAACCGCCCGCGCCACCCCGGCGGCGCCGTGCCTCCGCCACGCCGCGCAGGCTCCCGTACCTGCTGATCGGGCCGGCCGCCCTGCTGATGCTGGGCTTCATCGCCTACCCGGTCATCAGCGTCTTCTACTACAGCCTGCAGGAGTACAACCCCACCAAGCCGTGGCGGAACGGCTTCGCGGGCTTCGACAACTTCGTCAAGATCTTCACCGACGACCCGGTCTTCTGGGACACCCTCGTCTTCAGCGCCAAGTGGGTCTTCGTCGAGGTCGGACTGCAACTGCTCTTCGGTCTGGCCCTGGCGCTCATCGTCAACCAGACCTTCGTGGGCCGGGGTATCGGGCGCGCCCTGGTCTTCTCCCCGTGGGCCGTCTCCGGCGTGCTGACCTCCGCTATCTGGGTGCTGCTCTACAACTCCCAGACGGGCATCACCCGCTACCTCGCCGACATGGGCATCGGCGACTACGGCACGAGCTGGCTGTCGGACACCTCGACCGTGTTCTCGGCGGCGGTCGTCGCCGACCTGTGGCGAGGCGTCCCCTTCTTCGCGATCCTCATCCTCGCCGACCTCCAGTCCGTCTCGAAGGACCTGTACGAGGCCGCCGAGGTCGACGGGGCGAGCCGGTTCAAGCAGTTCTGGCACATCACGCTGCCGCACCTGAAGGACGCCATCATCCTGTCCACGCTGCTGCGCGCGGTGTGGGAGTTCAACAACGTCGACCTGCTCTACACCCTCACCGGCGGCGGACCCGCGGGAGTGACCACGACACTGCCGCTGTACATCGCCAACACCAGCGTCGACGCCCACGACTTCGGCTACGCGTCGGCCCTCACCACGGTCGCGTTCGTGATCCTGCTCTTCTGCTCGATCGTCTATCTGCGGCTGAGCAAGTTCGGAGGCGAGAACAAGTGA
- a CDS encoding carbohydrate ABC transporter permease — MITKEAPAPAPAPAPAGHEPPRQAKKHRPAWDEVPRWQIYLPLGVYLVFTLIPFYWILLFALRPAGSTSLVPWPMTFDHFEKVWTDRAFGTFFENSVYVGLATLVMTTLVALAGGYALARFDFKIKRAFMLALLCSQFVPGALLLVPLFEIFAELQMINSLGSVIIAETVFQLPLSMILISNFIKNVPYSLEEAAWVDGCGRMRAFLVVVLPLLRPGLIAVGSFAFVHSWNHFLFALMFLNNQDKQTIPVGLNTLMSADSVDLGALAAGGIIAAVPVVLVFAFIQKWLITGFSAGAVKG, encoded by the coding sequence GTGATCACCAAGGAGGCCCCCGCGCCCGCCCCCGCGCCCGCGCCGGCCGGCCACGAACCGCCGCGGCAGGCGAAGAAGCACCGCCCCGCCTGGGACGAGGTCCCCCGCTGGCAGATCTACCTGCCGCTCGGCGTCTACCTGGTCTTCACCCTGATCCCGTTCTACTGGATCCTGCTCTTCGCGCTGCGCCCGGCCGGCTCGACCTCGCTCGTGCCCTGGCCGATGACCTTCGACCACTTCGAGAAGGTGTGGACCGACCGCGCCTTCGGCACCTTCTTCGAGAACAGCGTGTACGTCGGCCTCGCGACCCTGGTGATGACCACCCTCGTCGCCCTGGCCGGCGGATACGCCCTCGCCCGGTTCGACTTCAAGATCAAGCGGGCCTTCATGCTCGCCCTGCTGTGCTCCCAGTTCGTGCCCGGCGCGCTGCTGCTGGTCCCGCTCTTCGAGATCTTCGCCGAACTCCAGATGATCAACTCGCTGGGCAGCGTCATCATCGCCGAGACGGTCTTCCAGCTCCCCCTGTCGATGATCCTGATCAGCAACTTCATCAAGAACGTGCCGTACTCCCTGGAGGAGGCCGCCTGGGTCGACGGCTGCGGCCGGATGCGGGCCTTCCTGGTCGTCGTCCTCCCGCTGCTGCGGCCGGGCCTGATCGCCGTCGGCTCCTTCGCCTTCGTGCACTCCTGGAACCACTTCCTGTTCGCCCTGATGTTCCTCAACAACCAGGACAAGCAGACCATCCCGGTCGGCCTCAACACCCTGATGAGCGCGGACAGCGTCGACCTCGGCGCGCTCGCCGCCGGCGGCATCATCGCGGCCGTACCCGTGGTACTGGTCTTCGCCTTCATCCAGAAGTGGCTGATCACCGGCTTCAGCGCGGGGGCGGTGAAGGGATGA